The sequence below is a genomic window from Lolium perenne isolate Kyuss_39 chromosome 7, Kyuss_2.0, whole genome shotgun sequence.
ttgtgttttgttgtgccaagtaaagtctttgatagaaaagtaagtactagatttggattactgcgcagttccagatttctttgctgtcacgaatctgggtctacctccctgtaggtagctcagaaaattaagtcaatttacgtgcatgatcctcagatatgtacgcaactttcattcaatttgggcattttcatttgagcaagtctggtgccattttaaaattcgtcaatacgaactgttctgttttgacagattctgccttttatttcgcattgcctcttttgctaagttggatgaatttctttgatccattaatgtccagtagcattatgcaatgtccagaagtgttaagaatgattgtgtcacctctgaatatgttaatttttattgtgcactaaccctctaatgagttgtttcgagtttggtgtgaaggaagttttcaagggtcaagagaggaggatgatatactatgatcaagaagagtgaaagctctaagcttggggatgccccggtggttcatccctgcatatttcaagaagactcaagcgtctaagcttggggatgcccaaggcatccccttcttcatcgacaacattatcaggttcctcccctgaaactatatttttattccatcacatcttatgtgctttacttggagcgtctgtctgcttttatttttgtttgtgtttgaataaattggattacatcatgcttgtgtgggagagagacacgctccgctgttgcatatgaacacatgtgttcttagctcttaattttcatggcgaagtttcttcttcgttaaattgttatatggttggaattggaaaatgatacatgtagtaattgctataaatgtcttgggtaatgtgatacttggcaattgttgtgctcatgtttaagctcttgcatcatatactttgcacccattaatgaagaaatacatagagcatgctaaaatttggtttgcatatttggtctctctaaggtctagataatttctagtattgagtttgaacaacaaggaagacggtgtagagtcttataatgttttcaatatgtcttttatgtgagttttgctgcaccggttcatccttgtgtttgtttcaaataagccttgctagcctaaaccttgtatcgagagggaatacttctcatgcatccaaaatccttgagccaaccactatgccatttgtgtccaccatacctacctactacatggtattttccgccattccaaagtatattgcttgagtgctacctttaaaattccatcattcacctttgcaatatatagctcatgggacaaatagcttaaagactattgtggtattgaatatgtaattatgcactttatctcttattaagttgcttgttgtgcgataaccatgttcactggggacgccatcaactattcattgttgaatttcatgtgagttgctatgcatgcccgtcttgtctgaagtaagagagatctaccaccctatggttaagcatgcatattgttagagaagaacattgggccgctaactaaagccatgatccatggtggaagtttcagttttggacatatatcctcaatctcatatgagaaaattattaattgttgttacatgcttatgcataaaagaggagtccattatctgttgtctatgttgtcccggtatggatgtctaagttgagaataatcaatagcgagaaatccaatgcgaggtttctccttagacctttgtacaggcggcatagaggtacccctttgtgacacttggttaaaacatgtgcattgtgatgatccggtagtccaagctaattaggacaaggtgcgggcactattagtatactatgcatgaggcttgcaacttgtaagatataatttacatgatacatatgctttataactaccgttgacaaaattgtttcatgttttcaaaataaaagctctagcacaaatatagcaatcgatgctttcctctttgaaggaccattcttttacttttattgttgagtcagttcacctatttctctccacctcaagaagcaaacacttgtgtgaactatgcattgattcttacatacttgcttattgcatttgttatattgctctgcattgacaactatccatgagatatacatgttacaagttgaaagcaaccgctgaaacttaatcttccattgtgttgcttcaatgtctctactatgaatttattgctttatgagtaactcttatgcaagacttattgatgcttgtctcgaaagtactattcatgaaaagtctttgctatatgattcagttgtttactcatgtcattacgattgttttgatcgctgcattcactacatatgctttacaaatagtatgatcaagtttatgatggcatgtcactccagaaattatctgtgttatcattttacctgctcgggacgagcagaactaagcttggggatgctgatacgtctctgacgtatcgataatttcttatgttccatgccacattattgaagttatctacatgttttatgcacactttatgtcatattcatgcattttctggaactaacctattaacaagatgccgaagtgccagttcctgttttctgctgtttttggtttcagaaatcctagtaacgaaatattctcggaatcggacgaaatcaacgccaaagatcttagaatccccggaagcatccagaacacaccagagaggtcagaggggggccacaggcccaccaaactacaggctggcgcggccagagggggggccgcgccgccctatagtttggcccccctgtcagccctcctgcgccgcctcttcgcctatataaagcccctggatcaaaaACCCTatcgcgttcgacgaaaaccacagaaaccttccagagccgccgccatcgcgaggccaagatctgggggacaggagtctctgttccggcacgctgccggagcggggaagtgcccccggaaggcttctccatcgacaccgctgccatctccaccgccatcttcatcaccgctgctgctcccatgaggagggagtagttctccatcgaggctcggggctgtaccggtagctatgtggttcatctctcttccatgtacctcaatacaataatctcatgagctgctttacatgattgagattcatatgagttttgtatcactattcatctatgtgctactctagcaatgttattaaagtagtcctattcctcctgcacgtgtgtaaaggtgacagtgtgtgcaccgtgttagtacttggtttatgctatgatcatgatctcttgtagattgcgaagttaactattgctatgataatattgatgtgatctattcctcctacatatgcatgaaggtgacagtgtgcatgctatgttagtacttggtttaatcttttgatctatcttacactataaggttacttaaatatgaacaaattgtggagcttgttaactccggcattgagggttcgtgtaatcctacgcaatgcgttcatcatccaacaagagtgtagagtatgcatttatcctgctcgttatgtgatcaatgttgagagtgtccactagtgaaagtctaatccctaggccttgttcctaaatactgctgcgttactactgcttgtttactgtttcactgtgttactactgctgcaataccaccaccatcaactacacgcccgcaagctattttctggcaccgttgctactgctcatatatattcataccacctgtatttcactatctcttcgccgaactagtgcacctattaggtgtgttggggacacaagagacttcttgctttgtggttgcagggttgcatgagagggatatctttgacctcttcctccctgagttcgataaaccttgggtgatccacttaagggaaaacttgctgctgttctacaaacctctgctcttggaggcccaacactgtctacaggaaaggagggggaacgtagacatcaagtaccttaatatccagtagtttcccttgaggcccggctgccaccggctggtaggacaaaagatgttgtgcaagtttctcattgcgagcacgtacgactataattggaacacatgcctattgattgctttgtacttggacaccattttattattatctgcaaatgccctgctatgattgttacatgagtttctctcatccatgcaacgcccgtcatccatccccgtgcctacaatattttaatcctgctgtttactataatcactactgctgtctttgttactctgctgctgttatttcactactgctactgctataaaactgttactactgataaactcttgcgagcaagtctgtttccaggtgcagctgaattgacaactccgctgttaaggcctccaagtattctttgtctccccttgtgtcgaatcaataaattgggatttacttcccgcgaagactgctgcgatcccctatacttgtgggttatcaatcttctcaagcatgctttatgattcatactacttgtcatTCATGTTACTTACAATTCTATTTACTTTTATGCATGCTTTATAGAATGTAAGAGTTATCACTTTATGAGTTCATGTTACTTATTGTCATTCTTTATTGATTGAACCTTGTGATACTTTGGATGATTATTTAGAAGCTATATATTATAAActccaaagttcatgttagttttatcaccttcatgctcgggacaagcataggttaagcttgggatgttgatgcatgtaaaatgcgtacataaactttgtcctttatcatattgaaatcccacatatttgcaacatatatgatgataataccatgttttacattgatttatggggatttaccaatgatcccctttatttggtttataaccctGCAGAACAGAAAAACCCTGTTtcgcgtatttttcactttcagaaacctatacagagtcaaattgacctgggaTTTTTGGGGCATCATTTTTTCACCAGGAGAAACAACATGGACTTTTGAAGCACACCTGGAGAGGCCCGAGGGCCAAACGAGGCCAGGTGGCGCATCCCAAGAAGCTGGCCGCGCCACCCACCTCCGTTCAGCCATCGATCGTCCGTTTTCCCTAATTATTTCGTGAACCAACGTATTTTGTCCTAAAAATTACTATATATATGGACCCGAAGAATTCTCGGTAAGAGAGCGCCGCAGAAAGATGGAAACACCAAAACGGAGACTGttgcagagaagattggagggggaaactccactGGGATCACCGCCGGAGAGATctacaccttctccaacgtcttcatcatcaccatgataaagagggagtagtccacctctggaatatgggtttgtggcagtagcttgatctatttctctcatgttcttcatagtacttagtgccatatgagctgcctatcatgattatggccatatttgtaatacctatgtggtggatccttgttttatgatattgttttattatatctgatcttattatattgtgagatgtattgatagatgcatattatgtaccccgttcttaagtttatgttctgatccaacatctatgcaagagtgTGTGTGGgatgatgtgtgtattagatggagtagcagagttttagtgattggatagtgacaatatgttcaagACCTATTGTGGCTTtgcctttcttttgctacctcactagggataaagtgaatgcatgtgctatgttcatcatgtgataataatgatgatcttgtttgttcaaggtagcatatttgatattcaaacttcatgtcaaagcacttattgctatgctctgttaattcttaatacaagattgatgcCCATATTAATTAGAGGTTTCTTGTGGAGCATAAGAGAGGtgcgttgcatcatctctatgttaggacgtgatgcccatattaattACATATAGTATTATTTGtaccttcatatctcattgatgaattgctttttgtccaccacaaccttacgagagaatagtcaagtgaacgcaTGAACCttgtccactttttatcataagaaacacagttagattgcatttacattgttttttaTTTGTTGCACTAGTTtattccgaaaatacaaaaatatttacttttcttatttgcatccaaaacaccaaaaacaattaACTTCTTTAcaatttttacttagttactttatctagtttagttactacttgttttattactacttgtgttatttacttatgcgaaaccttgtgcttgacaaccacacggtggagttggggacacacttGTCCTCGTCTTCTCCCTTTATTTTACTTGCATGATTGtttgaagaagagagaagagagaagagaatactCTTTGAGCTAGTTCccagagagttcgatataaaccctcgagtcacccttgtggggaaaatacttcGCTGacgcaacactctgcacttggagtctcaATGTCATCCACATGGTCCGGAGACTCTGGCAGAGTCCCCGGCCAAGTTCCTGGACCCCCATACTGAGAGTGAGGCACTCGGGCCAGCTCCATGATTTTGGAAGTTCGGAGACTTGCCCGGAGTCTCCGGCCTGGGGAGACCGGAGTCTCCGGTGTACAAGGGGCCGGAGAAATGCCCTTTCACCATTTACGTGTAGGGGAGTGGATTCTCCGCTTTTCCCAGTTTTGCGAACTTTCCAGAAGATTCCTATCGGTTTTTTCTATTGTTttttgtggtttttggttttttctATGCTTTTTTTTCCAGAATTTGATTTTTTTTGCATTTGTGAACTTTCAATTTTGAGccttttttaattttttgaatttttttatttttaacattttaaaatctgattttttccaaaaatgaAAGAAAATAATAAATGGGAAAAAGAACTTGTTCAGCAGACGGCTGGGCCGGCCTAACACCGGAGGGCGAGCGGAGCTCTGCGTGCGTGTGGGATTACCGCACGCACTTAAGCGATAGGTAGGGGCACGCCCGAAGAAGCGGGCCGGCCAGAAAAACGTTCGCGCGTCTACCGATTCCGGGTCTCACTCAGACTCAGTCGGTCAGTCCGACTCCGACCAGCGAGAGTGCGGGACAACGATTTGATTGGCTCTTCTTCCCAAGCCGGGTGAATATCACCCAATTCCGACCGCCTAGGGCGGAGGCGATTCGACGAACCATGGAAGGCTGCCGCCGCCGGCTCCGCCGGAAGCTCGAGCACGGCAAGGAGGAAGTTGTCTCCTTTCCTTCTCCTTGTCGCCACCAAGCGTCCTCCAGATTCGAGGTCGATCCAATCAAGTGACTTTTAGTACAATTTACAGGTTCAATTTCTCCAGTCCTTCTGCCAACTGCAAGTATAACCGGGGTGCTTGATTTTTTGCAGCATAGCGGGTTGGACAGCCTCGATACTACTCCCAGGTGGTTGACCAGGCATAGGTCTAGATCCAAGCTTTCACTGGAGAACCTTCCAGAGGTACAAAGCTCGACCTTTTCATATTAGTTTCCAGAAGCTTGTGTTGCTTAGTTTAAGAGTGATGATATCTGCAGCGATATAATTTCCTAGAATCGACGCAGCCTGTTTTGTGAAATCAATTCGAGCCCTTAAAAATTTACCCTTTGAGGCCTTTAGCTGTCCAATATGTTCTAGGGAATGTGCTGAACCCCTTCTCTCCCTGGGTTTGTTGTGATTTTTTTTAGAATTTCCCCTTTTTATTATGTGGTGTGTGTAATTTCAGTCTCGCCTATCAAATATGGAGCTTTCAGCATCATTAGCCTGCATTATACAATGGAAATGGTATTTTTAATGCAATAACATACTTGTGTATGCAGGACCTGTTATGCAATGTATTATCGAAACTCACGGTGAAAGAAGCAGGAAGGACAAGTATACTTTCTTCTCGATGGAGGAACCGTTGGACATGCCACTCCAATCTTTGCTTTGATGGATCTAATTTTCCTGGATGTGACACTAATAGATTTATCAAGCATGTCAACAGTGTGTTGCAACAGCACAAATGTTCAGTGGTTGAAAAATTCGAGGTTAGGTTTGCACTATGGAAAGAGCACACACATCATGTGGACAGGTTGGTTGGCTTTTCTGCTGCTTTGATGGCGAAATGCATCATCCTTGATTTCAGGGCAGCTATGCGCATCCATCACCAAAGAGAACGAAATATGTATAAGCTTCCAGTTAACCTTATTGGTGGTGAAAACAAATCTTGTATTGAGTCTCTCTTCCTCTCCTTTGTGTGGTTAAAGATTCCATCAGACTTTCTTGGATTCAATAATTTACAGAAGCTTGAGCTGGTTATGGTATCTGACTTAGGGAATATCACTTTCTTCCTAGCAAAATGTCCCGCACTTGTATGGTTAAGCATCGCTTGGTCCTCCCTCTTTGACTTGAATATTCCCTATCCACTGTGCCACCTGCAGTATTTGAAGATTAGTGACTGTAATAAGCTGCAAAGCATAGAATTACACGCTATGAGTCTGACAGCTTTTGAGTATGTGGGGGGTCCAATACCTATTAAATTTGATGATTCGCTGAAGCTATCACAGGCAAGAATCAGCATAAAGACTGGATATGACAATGTCAACTACATTGTGAATGAACTTTCTTGTTCATTGGCTCATGTTGATCGGCTCTTCCTCACATTCCGCTTGCTCACTAAGGTTTGGTTCACAACAGTAATGCCACTCTTTTATGCATTATCTCAGTCTTGCCCTAATATATTTGTGTGCATTTCAAAACTTATGCAGACAATTTCTTCGACAAAAAAACTGGTTAACTTTATTCACTTGAGGCATCTGGTACTGGATTTTCATATCTATGAAGAACCCAAGAACACATTTGATATCCTTCAAGTGACTCGCATTCTGGAGGCAGTCCCTCAACTCGAGCATTTTATATTGCATGTAAGTACTATACAGTCTGCTGCATAAGTTTGTGGTACTTAAGCATGATGTAACACAAGGTATCTTGATTTCTTGTACTAGTTCATCTCTAGGTAAAATATGTTACATCCAGAATAACTATCTTTTGACCGGTATCAACTGTACTTGTTACTTCAAGAAAATTGTTCATGTGATGTTTCACTCATGATTCAGCTTTTGCCTAATTTACAGTTTGTGGGGAATGAACATTTTTGTGATTCTCTCTGCTATTTTTCCATTGTAGACTGCAAAATGATTTCAGCACAGCGCAGTTCCACTACCACAAACTGAGGCCTTAATCATCCTTTTGAATGTTGTTCTCATTTTCTTCCCTATCTTATGGTGTCCCTTGAACATGTTCAATTGCCCCCTCCTGGATTCTGATGATACTGATACC
It includes:
- the LOC127315928 gene encoding F-box/LRR-repeat protein At3g26922, with protein sequence MEGCRRRLRRKLEHGKEEVVSFPSPCRHQASSRFEHSGLDSLDTTPRWLTRHRSRSKLSLENLPEDLLCNVLSKLTVKEAGRTSILSSRWRNRWTCHSNLCFDGSNFPGCDTNRFIKHVNSVLQQHKCSVVEKFEVRFALWKEHTHHVDRLVGFSAALMAKCIILDFRAAMRIHHQRERNMYKLPVNLIGGENKSCIESLFLSFVWLKIPSDFLGFNNLQKLELVMVSDLGNITFFLAKCPALVWLSIAWSSLFDLNIPYPLCHLQYLKISDCNKLQSIELHAMSLTAFEYVGGPIPIKFDDSLKLSQARISIKTGYDNVNYIVNELSCSLAHVDRLFLTFRLLTKTISSTKKLVNFIHLRHLVLDFHIYEEPKNTFDILQVTRILEAVPQLEHFILHMGSYKSEPSSLKVTNCISPRRHSHLKTVHMTGMYGLAGQFELAKYILLSADALEHMTLDLAKERYPHAPWVLNPFHVLTLEGLAKRYLDPEGVHRGVLNILGLNVTN